The genomic interval TTCGTGTCACATTTTTTTATCCTTAAAATCGTAATCTGGAGTCAACCCATGAGGGATGCAACAGAGGAAACGCATTTATGAAACTAAACATCACTGGTAAAAACATCGAAATCACCTCTGCTATCCGCAATCACATTGAGAGCAAATTTAAAAAGCTAGAAAAATGGCAAACCGACATTATTAGTTGTCAAACGACCTTTAGTGAAGCACCTGGAAAACAGATGAAGTTCGAGGCCGTGATTAAGGTTCCTAAAGGACAGC from Vibrio vulnificus NBRC 15645 = ATCC 27562 carries:
- the hpf gene encoding ribosome hibernation-promoting factor, HPF/YfiA family, which produces MKLNITGKNIEITSAIRNHIESKFKKLEKWQTDIISCQTTFSEAPGKQMKFEAVIKVPKGQLIASAIHEDLYAAINEVEQKLERQLNKLQHKPDARRAEKPEVVEEE